In Flavobacterium lacustre, a genomic segment contains:
- the hemB gene encoding porphobilinogen synthase has product MFPLHRGRRLRTNESIRSLVRETTLSPSDFMFPMFIAEGENYQAEIASMPGIFRRSIDLTVKEIQELFALGIRAVNIYVKVSENLKDNTGKEAWNPDGLMQNAIRSIKAACPEMIVMPDVALDPYSIYGHDGIIEKGDVANDPTNDALVKMAVSHAQAGADFVAPSDMMDGRVLRLRQGLDAAGFENVGIMSYSAKYASAFYGPFRDALDSAPVDSTEIPKDKKTYQMDYANRIEAIKEALWDVEEGADMVMVKPGIAYLDIVREIKNAVNVPVTVYHVSGEYAMIKAAAERGWLDNDKIMMEQLMCIKRAGASLISTYFAKEAAILLNK; this is encoded by the coding sequence ATGTTCCCATTACACAGAGGCAGAAGATTAAGAACAAACGAATCCATCCGAAGTTTAGTTCGTGAAACGACATTAAGTCCAAGTGATTTCATGTTTCCCATGTTTATTGCTGAAGGCGAAAATTATCAAGCGGAAATTGCTTCAATGCCAGGAATATTTCGTCGTTCGATCGATTTAACCGTAAAAGAAATTCAAGAATTATTTGCTTTAGGCATTCGTGCGGTGAATATTTACGTGAAAGTCAGCGAAAATCTGAAAGATAATACCGGGAAAGAAGCATGGAATCCAGACGGATTAATGCAAAACGCCATTCGTTCTATAAAAGCCGCTTGTCCGGAAATGATTGTTATGCCTGATGTGGCTTTAGACCCGTATTCTATTTATGGTCATGACGGAATCATTGAAAAAGGAGATGTTGCAAATGACCCAACAAATGATGCTTTGGTAAAAATGGCTGTTTCTCACGCTCAGGCTGGAGCCGATTTTGTAGCGCCTTCAGATATGATGGACGGACGCGTATTGCGTTTGCGCCAAGGATTGGATGCGGCAGGATTTGAAAATGTTGGAATCATGAGCTATTCCGCTAAGTACGCTTCCGCATTTTACGGACCGTTCCGTGATGCATTAGACAGCGCACCGGTAGATTCTACAGAAATTCCAAAAGACAAAAAAACCTACCAAATGGATTATGCCAATCGTATTGAAGCCATCAAAGAAGCATTATGGGATGTTGAAGAAGGGGCTGATATGGTTATGGTAAAACCTGGAATTGCGTATTTAGACATCGTTCGCGAGATTAAAAACGCGGTAAATGTACCTGTAACAGTATACCACGTTTCGGGTGAATATGCAATGATCAAAGCTGCTGCCGAAAGAGGTTGGTTAGACAATGACAAGATTATGATGGAACAATTAATGTGCATCAAACGTGCTGGAGCCAGTTTAATTTCGACTTATTTTGCTAAAGAAGCTGCGATACTTTTAAACAAATAA
- the hemF gene encoding oxygen-dependent coproporphyrinogen oxidase, with translation MKEQFYSYIQNLQDQICAGLEASDGQAKFREDIWKRPEGGGGRTRVIENGVVFEKGGVNISAVHGKLPEAMQKMFNVGEADFFACGLSLVLHPKNPMTPTVHANWRYFEMYDDNGNVIQQWFGGGQDLTPYYLFEEDAIHFHQTCKTACDRHNPEFYPKYKKQCDAYFWNAHRNEARGIGGLFFDYCKATDAMSMQDWYNFVTEVGNSFLQAYVPIVEKRKNLPYSPEQRTWQEIRRGRYVEFNLVHDKGTLFGLKTNGRIESILMSLPPHVQWVYDHHAEVGSEEEKLINVLENPRNWI, from the coding sequence ATGAAAGAACAATTTTACAGCTACATACAAAACCTTCAAGACCAAATCTGTGCAGGATTAGAAGCGTCTGATGGTCAAGCCAAATTCCGTGAGGATATTTGGAAACGTCCGGAAGGCGGAGGCGGAAGAACACGCGTAATTGAAAACGGAGTAGTTTTCGAAAAAGGCGGTGTCAATATTTCGGCCGTTCACGGGAAATTACCGGAAGCTATGCAAAAGATGTTCAATGTAGGCGAAGCTGATTTTTTTGCCTGTGGATTGAGTTTGGTTTTGCATCCAAAAAATCCAATGACACCAACCGTTCACGCGAATTGGCGTTATTTCGAAATGTACGATGACAACGGAAATGTAATCCAGCAATGGTTTGGCGGTGGACAAGATTTGACACCTTATTATCTGTTTGAAGAAGATGCAATTCATTTTCATCAAACCTGTAAAACCGCTTGTGACAGACACAATCCGGAGTTTTATCCAAAATACAAAAAACAATGTGATGCCTATTTTTGGAATGCGCATCGCAATGAAGCCCGTGGAATTGGCGGATTATTTTTTGATTATTGCAAAGCAACAGATGCGATGTCAATGCAAGATTGGTACAACTTTGTAACCGAAGTTGGCAATAGTTTCCTTCAAGCGTATGTTCCAATTGTAGAAAAAAGAAAAAATTTACCGTATTCTCCAGAACAAAGAACCTGGCAGGAAATCCGTCGTGGTCGTTATGTGGAATTTAATTTGGTACACGACAAAGGCACTTTATTTGGTCTAAAAACCAACGGAAGAATCGAAAGTATTTTGATGAGTTTACCGCCACATGTGCAATGGGTGTACGACCATCATGCAGAAGTTGGAAGCGAGGAAGAAAAATTAATAAACGTACTAGAAAACCCAAGAAATTGGATTTAA
- the hemE gene encoding uroporphyrinogen decarboxylase — protein MIKNDLFLRALKGETVQRPPVWMMRQAGRYLPEFIALRDKYDFFTRCQTPELAAEITVQPIRRIAPDAAILFSDILVVPQAMGIEVLMKESFGPFLPNPIRTIQDVEKVIVPDVNETLGYVFDAIKLTKEMLNDEVPLIGFAGSPWTIFCYAVEGKGSKSFDMAKGFCFQYPEAAHVLLQKITDTTILYLKEKVKAGVNAVQIFDSWGGMLSPVDYQEFSWKYINQIVEALADDAPVIVFGKGCWFALGEMGKSKASALGVDWTCSPRNARYLSGGNITLQGNFDPSRLLSPIPVIKKMVHEMIDEFGKDKYIVNLGHGILPNIPVDHAKAFIDAVKEYNQ, from the coding sequence ATGATTAAGAACGACCTATTTTTACGCGCCTTAAAAGGAGAAACAGTACAACGTCCGCCAGTTTGGATGATGCGTCAAGCCGGAAGATATTTACCGGAATTCATCGCTTTACGTGATAAATATGATTTTTTCACCCGTTGTCAAACTCCGGAATTAGCTGCCGAAATCACGGTTCAACCCATTCGCAGAATAGCGCCGGATGCAGCAATTTTATTCTCAGATATTTTGGTAGTACCACAAGCTATGGGAATCGAAGTCTTGATGAAAGAAAGTTTTGGTCCGTTTTTACCCAATCCAATTCGTACGATTCAGGATGTCGAAAAAGTAATCGTTCCAGATGTAAATGAAACATTAGGATACGTTTTTGACGCTATCAAGTTGACCAAAGAAATGTTGAATGACGAAGTACCATTAATTGGTTTCGCTGGTTCACCTTGGACGATTTTCTGTTACGCTGTGGAAGGAAAAGGGTCTAAAAGTTTTGATATGGCCAAAGGATTTTGTTTCCAATATCCGGAAGCAGCACATGTTTTATTGCAAAAAATTACGGATACCACTATTTTATATTTAAAAGAAAAAGTAAAAGCGGGAGTAAATGCCGTTCAAATTTTTGACTCTTGGGGCGGAATGCTTTCTCCGGTTGATTATCAGGAATTCTCTTGGAAATACATCAACCAAATCGTAGAAGCTTTGGCAGATGATGCTCCGGTTATTGTTTTCGGAAAAGGATGTTGGTTTGCGCTTGGCGAAATGGGAAAAAGTAAGGCTTCTGCTTTAGGAGTTGACTGGACTTGTTCTCCACGAAATGCCAGATACTTGTCTGGTGGAAACATCACGTTACAGGGAAATTTTGATCCTAGTCGTTTGCTTTCTCCGATTCCGGTAATTAAGAAAATGGTTCATGAAATGATTGACGAATTCGGAAAAGACAAATACATCGTGAATTTAGGTCACGGAATTTTACCAAATATTCCTGTGGATCACGCAAAAGCATTTATTGATGCGGTGAAAGAATACAATCAATAA
- a CDS encoding uroporphyrinogen-III synthase: MSQTSILSTKTLSAEQRKVFLDANFDLLEQDFIEIKNNLFELNTINNNLIFSSQNAVLSLIEQNGWEVLKTKPVFCVGIKTKELLELHGFKVDVYMDYASELAEIITLIYNKESYTFLSGNLRKETLPKALKSTGITFNEIEVYQTTLAPFKISDQENFDGILFFSPSGVESYLTNNKIKNEVCFCIGTTTASALETKKIKNIVIAETPTIEEVILEVIEYYKTESI, translated from the coding sequence ATGAGCCAAACCAGTATTTTATCCACCAAAACATTGTCGGCAGAACAAAGGAAAGTATTTCTTGACGCTAATTTTGATCTTTTAGAACAAGATTTCATCGAAATTAAAAATAATCTTTTCGAGCTCAATACCATCAACAACAACTTAATTTTTAGCAGTCAAAATGCTGTTTTAAGTTTGATAGAACAAAACGGTTGGGAAGTTTTAAAGACTAAACCGGTTTTTTGCGTAGGCATTAAAACCAAGGAATTGCTTGAATTGCATGGTTTTAAAGTTGATGTTTACATGGATTACGCCTCTGAATTAGCCGAAATAATCACCCTAATTTACAATAAGGAAAGTTATACTTTTTTGAGCGGAAATTTGCGCAAAGAGACTTTACCTAAAGCATTAAAAAGTACAGGAATAACTTTTAACGAAATTGAAGTTTATCAAACAACTCTTGCGCCTTTTAAAATATCAGACCAAGAAAATTTTGACGGAATTCTATTTTTTAGCCCATCTGGCGTTGAAAGTTATTTGACAAATAATAAAATCAAGAATGAAGTTTGCTTTTGCATAGGCACCACTACAGCATCAGCATTAGAAACAAAAAAAATTAAAAACATAGTAATTGCCGAAACGCCAACTATCGAAGAGGTGATTTTGGAAGTTATTGAATATTATAAAACGGAAAGCATCTAG
- the hemC gene encoding hydroxymethylbilane synthase — MMTKTIRIGTRDSELALWQAHTVEKKLNDLGYKTQIIAVKSQGDLLLDKPLYELGITGIFTKTLDIAMINGQVDIAVHSMKDVPTALPIGIVQAAVLKRANTLDILVHKGNLDFLTGKGTIATGSLRRQAQWWNKYPNHTVVDLRGNVNTRMKKLQENDWNGAVFAAAGLERINLKPENFINLDWMIPAPAQGAMLVVAMANDEFSRQALNELNDIDTEICTHIERQFLKTLEGGCTAPIGALATFVEDDILFKGVLFSIDGKQKIEIEKTVPMQDWKKLGFYCAKEILENGGTTLMKSIKETLKK; from the coding sequence ATAATGACAAAAACAATACGTATAGGAACTCGCGATAGTGAACTCGCGCTTTGGCAAGCTCATACCGTAGAAAAAAAACTAAATGATTTAGGATATAAAACCCAAATTATAGCCGTAAAATCACAAGGAGATCTTCTTCTTGACAAACCCCTTTACGAATTAGGAATCACTGGAATTTTTACAAAAACACTTGATATTGCTATGATCAACGGTCAAGTTGATATTGCCGTGCATTCGATGAAGGACGTTCCTACCGCTTTGCCAATTGGCATTGTTCAGGCTGCAGTTCTTAAAAGAGCTAATACTTTAGACATTTTAGTCCACAAAGGAAACCTTGATTTTCTTACCGGAAAAGGTACAATTGCCACCGGAAGCTTACGCCGTCAAGCGCAATGGTGGAACAAATATCCCAATCATACCGTAGTAGATTTGCGTGGAAACGTAAACACCAGAATGAAAAAATTGCAGGAAAACGATTGGAACGGTGCTGTTTTTGCAGCAGCTGGATTAGAAAGAATCAATTTGAAACCGGAGAATTTCATCAACTTAGATTGGATGATTCCAGCACCGGCTCAAGGAGCAATGCTTGTGGTTGCTATGGCAAATGATGAGTTTTCCAGACAAGCGCTAAACGAACTCAATGACATTGATACCGAAATTTGTACGCACATCGAAAGACAGTTTTTAAAGACACTCGAAGGTGGTTGTACGGCGCCAATTGGCGCTTTGGCAACTTTTGTTGAAGATGATATTTTGTTTAAAGGCGTTCTTTTTTCTATTGATGGGAAACAAAAAATCGAAATCGAAAAAACCGTTCCAATGCAAGACTGGAAGAAATTAGGTTTTTATTGTGCCAAAGAAATTCTAGAAAACGGCGGAACAACACTAATGAAATCTATTAAAGAAACATTGAAGAAATAA
- the hemA gene encoding glutamyl-tRNA reductase, with the protein MENNHGAKHHYFYSVGLSYKKADAEIRGKFSLDALAKTRLLEQAKKEGIPSLIVTSTCNRTEIYGYAEHPFQLIKLLCENSHGTVEEFQKVAYVFKNQDAINHIFRVGTGLDSQILGDFEIISQLKNGFAESKSLGLINTFLDRLINSVIQASKKIKNETEISSGATSVSFASVQYIIKNVENIGSKNILLFGTGKIGRNTCENLVKHTKNEHITLINRTKDKAEKLAGKLNLIVKDYSELHLELQKADVVVVATGAQNPTVDKAILNLKKPMLILDLSIPKNVHENVKDLEGVTLIHLDHLSQITDETLENRKKHIPAAEAIIEEIKEEFLVWTKSRKFAPTIHALKQKLNAIKDSELNFQSKKIVDFNEEQAEIISNRIIQKITTHFANHLKDDNTMVDESIEWIEKVFQIQATAK; encoded by the coding sequence ATGGAAAATAATCACGGGGCAAAACATCACTATTTCTACTCAGTTGGATTGAGCTATAAAAAGGCCGATGCCGAAATAAGAGGTAAATTTAGTTTAGACGCTTTAGCCAAAACGCGTTTACTAGAACAGGCCAAAAAGGAAGGAATACCTAGTCTGATTGTGACTTCTACTTGTAATCGTACAGAAATATACGGCTATGCCGAACATCCGTTTCAGTTAATCAAATTGCTTTGTGAGAACAGCCATGGAACCGTGGAAGAATTCCAAAAAGTAGCTTATGTTTTTAAAAATCAGGACGCTATAAATCATATTTTTCGGGTTGGAACAGGTTTAGACAGTCAAATTCTAGGTGATTTTGAAATCATCAGCCAGCTTAAAAATGGCTTTGCCGAATCGAAATCACTGGGTTTAATAAATACTTTTTTAGACCGATTAATCAATTCTGTCATCCAAGCGAGCAAAAAAATTAAAAACGAAACCGAAATAAGTTCAGGTGCAACCTCCGTATCTTTTGCTTCGGTACAGTATATTATTAAAAACGTTGAAAATATTGGATCCAAAAATATTTTACTTTTCGGAACCGGAAAAATAGGTCGAAATACCTGTGAGAATTTAGTAAAACATACTAAAAACGAACACATCACTTTAATTAACAGAACCAAAGACAAAGCGGAGAAATTAGCTGGAAAATTGAATCTGATTGTTAAAGATTATTCCGAATTGCATCTCGAATTACAAAAAGCAGATGTAGTTGTAGTAGCAACCGGCGCTCAAAACCCTACGGTTGACAAAGCGATTTTGAATCTAAAAAAACCAATGTTAATTTTAGATTTGTCTATTCCAAAAAATGTTCATGAAAATGTTAAAGATTTGGAAGGAGTAACACTGATTCACTTGGATCATTTATCTCAGATTACGGACGAAACTTTAGAAAACAGAAAAAAACATATTCCTGCTGCTGAAGCAATTATTGAAGAAATCAAAGAAGAATTTTTGGTATGGACCAAATCAAGAAAATTTGCGCCAACCATTCATGCTTTAAAACAAAAACTGAACGCGATTAAAGATTCAGAATTGAATTTTCAAAGCAAAAAAATTGTTGATTTTAATGAAGAGCAAGCCGAAATTATCAGCAACAGAATTATCCAAAAAATAACCACGCACTTTGCGAATCATCTCAAAGATGACAACACCATGGTCGACGAAAGTATCGAATGGATTGAAAAAGTGTTCCAAATTCAAGCGACTGCAAAATAA
- a CDS encoding helix-turn-helix transcriptional regulator yields the protein MGSQEIIKIEDDFTLIRFQNDGLVPFHAQHEVSSGLIQFHFGLKGNAKFIFNQGNYALELKEEKSLLLYNPQKELPLNLELAPNSWVISVIVSIKKFHALFSTEANYITFLSADNKDKKYYNEGNISPSMAIVLSQLFHYSLHPSIKNLYYRGKGYELLSLYFNKTEDPNAEQCPFLIDEDNVLKIKKAKEIIIANMAEPPGLQELADEIGLNLKKLKMGFKQIYGDTVYGFLFDYKMDFARKLLDSGSYNVNEVGLKIGYSTGSHFIAAFKKKFATTPKKYLMSINPNT from the coding sequence ATGGGTTCACAGGAGATTATAAAAATTGAAGATGATTTTACGCTTATTCGTTTTCAGAATGATGGTCTTGTTCCTTTTCATGCGCAACACGAGGTTAGCAGTGGATTGATTCAATTTCATTTTGGACTTAAAGGCAATGCAAAATTTATATTCAATCAAGGAAATTATGCTTTAGAACTGAAAGAGGAAAAGTCATTACTGTTGTATAATCCTCAAAAAGAATTGCCTTTAAATTTAGAATTGGCTCCTAATTCCTGGGTAATATCAGTGATTGTTTCTATCAAAAAATTTCATGCTTTGTTCTCTACCGAGGCGAATTATATCACTTTTTTGAGTGCAGATAATAAAGATAAGAAATATTATAACGAAGGAAATATCAGTCCTTCGATGGCAATTGTGCTTAGTCAGTTGTTTCATTACAGCTTGCATCCGTCCATTAAAAATTTATATTACAGAGGAAAAGGTTATGAATTATTGAGTTTGTATTTCAATAAAACCGAAGATCCAAATGCGGAACAATGTCCGTTTTTGATTGATGAGGATAATGTATTGAAAATTAAAAAAGCGAAAGAAATTATTATCGCCAATATGGCTGAACCACCCGGATTACAAGAATTAGCAGATGAAATTGGACTGAATTTAAAGAAACTGAAAATGGGTTTCAAACAAATTTATGGTGATACGGTTTACGGTTTTCTTTTTGATTACAAAATGGATTTTGCCCGTAAATTATTAGACAGCGGTTCATATAATGTAAACGAAGTAGGTTTGAAAATTGGCTACAGTACCGGAAGTCATTTTATAGCGGCATTCAAAAAGAAATTTGCTACAACACCCAAAAAATATTTAATGTCGATTAACCCGAACACCTAA
- the hemH gene encoding ferrochelatase yields MKGVLLVNLGSPESPTPKDVKPYLDEFLMDKYVIDVPFLLRALLVRGIILQTRPKKSAAAYAKIWWDEGSPLVVISKRMHEKVKQLVDVPVALAMRYGNPSMMAGLKELQDKGVTEVMLFPLYPQHAMASTTTILELAEDLRKKHFPEMKFTIVPAFYNKPDYIKNLADSIKGHLAGFEYDHLLFSYHGIPERHIRKTDITKSHCKIDGSCCNTPSPAHEFCYRHQCYETTKQVVKLLGIPEGKYSQTFQSRLAGDKWLTPYTDVEVNKMPEKGIKNLAVVTPAFVSDCLETLEEIAMEANHEFKAHGGENFKAIPCLNDSDDWCKTVSNWITEWAK; encoded by the coding sequence ATGAAAGGCGTATTATTAGTCAATTTAGGTTCCCCGGAAAGTCCAACTCCCAAAGATGTAAAACCATATTTAGATGAATTTTTAATGGACAAATACGTTATTGACGTTCCGTTTTTGTTAAGAGCATTATTGGTTCGTGGAATTATTTTGCAAACCAGACCCAAAAAATCAGCTGCGGCTTATGCCAAAATATGGTGGGACGAAGGTTCACCTCTTGTAGTGATTTCGAAAAGAATGCACGAAAAAGTAAAGCAATTAGTTGATGTTCCGGTTGCATTGGCTATGCGTTACGGAAATCCTTCGATGATGGCGGGTTTAAAGGAATTGCAGGATAAAGGAGTAACTGAGGTGATGCTTTTTCCGTTGTATCCGCAACACGCTATGGCTTCTACAACAACTATTTTGGAACTGGCAGAAGACTTGCGCAAAAAACATTTTCCAGAAATGAAATTTACGATTGTACCTGCATTTTATAACAAACCGGATTATATCAAGAATTTAGCAGATTCTATCAAAGGCCATTTAGCTGGTTTTGAATACGACCATTTGTTATTCTCTTACCACGGAATTCCGGAGCGACACATTCGCAAAACAGATATTACCAAATCACATTGCAAAATTGACGGTTCTTGTTGCAACACGCCTTCGCCGGCACATGAATTTTGTTACCGTCACCAGTGTTACGAAACGACCAAACAAGTGGTCAAATTATTGGGAATTCCAGAAGGAAAATACAGCCAGACTTTTCAATCCCGATTGGCCGGTGACAAATGGTTGACGCCTTACACGGATGTTGAAGTGAACAAAATGCCAGAGAAAGGCATTAAAAATCTAGCGGTAGTAACTCCTGCTTTTGTTTCGGATTGTTTAGAGACTTTGGAAGAAATTGCTATGGAAGCGAACCACGAATTTAAGGCACACGGCGGTGAAAATTTTAAAGCGATTCCATGTTTGAACGACAGTGATGATTGGTGTAAAACGGTAAGTAATTGGATTACGGAATGGGCAAAATAG
- a CDS encoding CopD family protein, with amino-acid sequence MDYYNYLKSLHLIFVVTWFAGLFYIVRLFVYQIEAAQKPSPEKEILRKQYNIMTYRLWYIITWPSAILTSIFAFWMLFFTDLGKAWLQMPWMHVKLGFVFALYLYHLKCHQIFKQLQNDDVRYTTNFMRLWNEGATIILFAVVFLVILKNAVNWIYGVIGIILFSVLIMLGFRFYKRIRERNQS; translated from the coding sequence ATGGACTATTATAATTACCTCAAATCCCTTCATCTTATCTTTGTAGTTACTTGGTTTGCCGGACTTTTTTACATTGTTCGTTTATTTGTGTACCAAATTGAAGCTGCACAAAAACCATCTCCTGAAAAAGAAATTTTGCGCAAACAATACAACATAATGACTTATCGTTTGTGGTATATTATCACATGGCCATCAGCAATTTTGACTAGTATTTTTGCGTTTTGGATGTTGTTTTTTACCGATTTAGGAAAGGCTTGGCTTCAAATGCCTTGGATGCATGTAAAACTTGGCTTCGTATTTGCGTTGTATTTATATCATTTAAAATGCCATCAAATATTCAAACAATTACAAAACGATGACGTGAGATATACCACAAATTTCATGCGGTTATGGAACGAAGGAGCTACTATAATTCTTTTTGCAGTTGTTTTTTTAGTGATATTAAAAAATGCCGTGAACTGGATTTACGGTGTAATCGGAATCATTTTATTCTCTGTTTTGATAATGCTCGGGTTTAGATTTTACAAAAGAATCAGAGAAAGAAATCAGTCATAA
- a CDS encoding sensor histidine kinase has protein sequence MFKSFKISMLSLRIRIFLSMIVLIVMASILLASISIIQFKNEAKEYHQERLERKENAIKEHINYVLSTTTYPLTTENLSLIFKDKIHELAQIHSIEINIYSLEGKLLKSSKESFSVDKVSPPVPKYILKLVRSSIEKRYVDIKTIDGVKNRSSYSQIKDDKFKPLGILNLPYLEDDGFYENELNSFLIRLGQVYSFMLIVAFALAYFLSTYITKSLKTISDKLSETSLNQKNEKIMLEASSKEINLLIKAYNAMVDELEISAIKLAQGEREEAWREMAKQVAHEIKNPLTPMRLTVQSFQRKFDPNDADVKQKMKDYSETLIQQIDTMNAVASAFSNFASMPAQQNETLNVVEVVELAMDIFNEEYIVFEKDAPEIISKIDRTQLIRIITNLVKNAIQSIPEQQENKAISVKVKKVSDNVLIIVKDNGIGIQPKDINRIFEPKFTTKSSGMGLGLGIIKNIIENYKGTITFDTEFGKGTTFTVSLPIINS, from the coding sequence ATGTTCAAAAGCTTTAAAATATCGATGCTGTCTTTGCGAATTCGGATTTTTCTTTCGATGATCGTATTGATTGTTATGGCTTCGATATTGCTGGCGTCTATTTCTATTATTCAGTTTAAAAATGAAGCCAAAGAATACCATCAAGAACGCTTAGAACGAAAAGAAAACGCTATTAAAGAACACATAAATTATGTGCTTTCTACGACAACATATCCTTTGACCACCGAAAATTTAAGCTTAATTTTTAAAGATAAAATACATGAATTAGCTCAAATTCATTCTATTGAAATCAACATTTACAGTCTGGAAGGAAAGCTTTTAAAATCATCCAAAGAATCTTTCTCCGTAGATAAAGTTTCGCCTCCGGTTCCTAAATATATCTTGAAATTAGTGCGTTCTTCTATCGAAAAGAGATATGTAGACATCAAAACTATCGACGGCGTAAAAAACCGTTCTTCGTACAGCCAGATCAAAGATGACAAATTTAAACCGCTCGGAATTTTGAATTTACCGTATTTAGAAGATGATGGTTTCTATGAAAATGAATTAAACAGTTTCTTGATTCGCTTGGGTCAAGTCTATTCTTTTATGCTGATTGTGGCTTTTGCCCTGGCCTATTTCCTTTCGACATACATCACTAAATCGTTAAAAACAATTTCGGATAAATTAAGCGAAACCAGCTTGAATCAAAAAAATGAAAAAATAATGTTGGAAGCCAGTAGTAAAGAAATCAATTTACTGATAAAAGCATACAATGCAATGGTTGATGAACTCGAAATTAGTGCGATAAAATTAGCGCAAGGCGAACGTGAAGAGGCTTGGCGCGAAATGGCTAAACAAGTTGCCCATGAAATCAAAAATCCGTTGACGCCCATGCGATTGACGGTACAAAGTTTTCAAAGAAAATTTGATCCCAATGACGCAGATGTAAAGCAAAAAATGAAAGATTATTCCGAAACCCTGATTCAACAAATTGATACCATGAATGCGGTTGCTTCGGCATTTTCTAATTTTGCTTCGATGCCTGCGCAGCAAAACGAAACCTTGAATGTGGTGGAAGTAGTGGAACTGGCCATGGATATTTTTAATGAAGAGTATATTGTTTTTGAAAAAGATGCGCCCGAAATCATTTCGAAAATAGACCGGACACAACTCATCCGAATTATTACCAATCTGGTTAAAAACGCCATTCAATCCATTCCAGAACAGCAGGAAAATAAAGCTATTTCTGTGAAGGTAAAAAAAGTTTCTGATAACGTTTTGATTATCGTAAAAGACAACGGAATCGGAATCCAGCCCAAAGATATTAATCGCATATTTGAACCGAAGTTTACCACTAAAAGCAGCGGAATGGGATTGGGACTTGGAATCATCAAAAACATTATCGAAAATTATAAAGGAACGATTACCTTTGATACAGAATTTGGTAAAGGAACCACTTTTACGGTTTCACTTCCGATAATTAACTCTTAA
- a CDS encoding enoyl-CoA hydratase/isomerase family protein, translated as MNYENILISIENNTATITVNRPTKLNALNKDTIADLHKAFKTLAKNKEVAVIILTGSGEKAFVAGADIAEFSNFSIEKGTELAAEGHEKLFDFIENLKKPVIAAINGFALGGGLELAMACHFRVASENAKMGLPEVSLGLIPGYGGTQRLPQLVGKGRAMEMIMTAAMITAQDAYRIGLVNHVVPQEELLAFCNSIAHKIMKNSPFAIGKAIKAINANFKEGKNGFETEIKAFGKCFGTEDFKEGTTAFLEKRKANFTGK; from the coding sequence ATGAACTACGAGAATATTTTAATTTCAATAGAAAATAATACCGCTACAATTACTGTAAATCGTCCTACGAAACTCAATGCGTTGAATAAAGACACGATTGCTGATTTGCATAAAGCGTTTAAGACTTTGGCTAAAAATAAAGAAGTTGCTGTTATTATTTTGACTGGTAGTGGCGAAAAAGCGTTTGTAGCTGGTGCTGATATTGCTGAATTCTCCAATTTTTCTATCGAAAAAGGAACGGAATTGGCGGCTGAAGGACATGAAAAATTATTTGATTTTATAGAAAATTTAAAAAAACCTGTAATTGCTGCTATAAATGGTTTTGCATTGGGTGGCGGATTAGAATTAGCCATGGCTTGCCATTTCAGAGTCGCTTCCGAAAATGCTAAAATGGGATTGCCGGAAGTTTCTCTTGGTTTAATTCCTGGTTATGGAGGAACACAACGTTTGCCTCAACTGGTTGGGAAAGGTCGTGCGATGGAAATGATTATGACCGCAGCAATGATAACCGCACAAGATGCTTATAGGATTGGTTTGGTTAATCATGTTGTTCCTCAAGAAGAACTTTTGGCTTTTTGTAACAGCATCGCTCATAAAATAATGAAGAATTCTCCTTTTGCTATTGGCAAAGCTATAAAAGCGATTAACGCAAATTTCAAAGAAGGTAAAAATGGCTTTGAAACTGAAATTAAAGCGTTTGGAAAATGTTTTGGTACCGAAGATTTTAAAGAAGGAACTACGGCATTTTTAGAAAAAAGAAAAGCTAATTTTACCGGAAAATAG